One Camelina sativa cultivar DH55 chromosome 3, Cs, whole genome shotgun sequence genomic window carries:
- the LOC104764466 gene encoding uncharacterized protein LOC104764466 isoform X1, whose translation MEKPAKETAAVPVTFFWDIKRFPVPEGYDARRVGPSIKQNLRKLGYTGPITITAIGVLTEVPLYILESLSSTGIAFKNLANSPRDALGIFIDFYPDAPSPANIMVLSAPPAFTLPIVETHISEIRNDGYYTTFLFARNSQDEKCLWLYYVATNFFILFFIPTDPPALEDGDKCSETGKPSFWNCFVCRGIRGYGFQNFLTHLSTRHHKRMLSYWNSYAKPGDSESDSDSDSDVKAPIIVRRKILSENQGLFFRTMLQLRLTNESNYKKCRLTTESNYKKSRLTTESNYKKSRLTNESNYKKSTESNYKKSRLTNESNYKKSTESNYKKSRLTNESNYKKSTESNYKKSRLTNESNYKKSTESNYKKSRLTNESNYKKSTESNYKKSRLTNESNYKKSTESNYKKSRLTNESNYKKSTESNYKKSRLTNESNYKKSTESNYKKSRLTNESNYKKSTESNYKKSRLTNESNYKKSTESNYKKSRLTNESNYKKSTESNYKKSRLTTESNYKKSTESNYKKSRLTTESNYKQSTESNYKKSRLTTESK comes from the exons ATGGAGAAGCCTGCGAAGGAGACAGCTGCGGTCCCAGTAACGTTCTTTTGGGACATAAAGAGGTTTCCGGTCCCCGAAGGCTATGATGCTCGTCGGGTGGGTCCGAGTATCAAACAGAATTTGAGGAAGCTTGGCTACACTGGTCCTATCACCATCACTGCCATTGGCGTACTAACAGAGGTCCCCTTGTACATCCTTGAATCCCTCTCTTCCACTGGGATCGCTTTTAAGAACTTGGCCAACA GTCCCAGAGACGCTTTGGGTATATTCATTGACTTTTATCCTGATGCTCCATCCCCCGCTAATATAATGGTCCTATCCGCTCCACCGGCCTTCACTCTTCCGATCGTCGAAACGCATATTAGCGAGATACGTAACGATGGATACTACACTACTTTTCTCTTTGCACGTAATTCTCAAGATGAAAAGTGCCTCTGGTTGTATTATGTTgctactaatttttttattttattttttattcccACAGATCCTCCGGCACTTGAGGATGGGGATAAGTGCAGTGAAACCGGTAAACCTTCCTTCTGGAATTGCTTTGTGTGCCGTGGTATTCGTGGCTATGgctttcaaaattttctcacGCATCTCTCTACTCGGCACCATAAACGAATG CTTTCCTACTGGAATTCATACGCCAAGCCTGGCGACTCGGAATCTGACTCGGACTCTGACTCTGACGTGAAGGCTCCTATCATAGTGCGTAGGAAAATATTGAGTGAAAATCAAGGTCTTTTTTTCCGGACAATGCTACAATTACG GCTTACTAACGAAAGTAACTACAAGAAGTGTAGGCTTACTACCGAAAGTAACTACAAGAAGAGTAGGCTTACTACCGAAAGTAACTACAAGAAGAGTAGGCTTACTAACGAAAGTAACTACAAGAAGAGTACCGAAAGTAACTACAAGAAGAGTAGGCTTACTAACGAAAGTAACTACAAGAAGAGTACCGAAAGTAACTACAAGAAGAGTAGGCTTACTAACGAAAGTAACTACAAGAAGAGTACCGAAAGTAACTACAAGAAGAGTAGGCTTACTAACGAAAGTAACTACAAGAAGAGTACCGAAAGTAACTACAAGAAGAGTAGGCTTACTAACGAAAGTAACTACAAGAAGAGTACCGAAAGTAACTACAAGAAGAGTAGGCTTACTAACGAAAGTAACTACAAGAAGAGTACCGAAAGTAACTACAAGAAGAGTAGGCTTACTAACGAAAGTAACTACAAGAAGAGTACCGAAAGTAACTACAAGAAGAGTAGGCTTACTAACGAAAGTAACTACAAGAAGAGTACCGAAAGTAACTACAAGAAGAGTAGGCTTACTAACGAAAGTAACTACAAGAAGAGTACCGAAAGTAACTACAAGAAGAGTAGGCTTACTAACGAAAGTAACTACAAGAAGAGTACCGAAAGTAACTACAAGAAGAGTAGGCTTACTAACGAAAGTAACTACAAGAAGAGTACCGAAAGTAACTACAAGAAGAGTAGGCTTACTACCGAAAGTAACTACAAGAAGAGTACCGAAAGTAACTACAAGAAGAGTAGGCTTACTACCGAAAGTAACTACAAGCAGAGTACCGAAAGTAACTACAAGAAGAGTAGGCTTACTACCGAAAGTAAGTAA
- the LOC104764466 gene encoding uncharacterized protein LOC104764466 isoform X2, which yields MEKPAKETAAVPVTFFWDIKRFPVPEGYDARRVGPSIKQNLRKLGYTGPITITAIGVLTEVPLYILESLSSTGIAFKNLANSPRDALGIFIDFYPDAPSPANIMVLSAPPAFTLPIVETHISEIRNDGYYTTFLFARNSQDEKCLWLYYVATNFFILFFIPTDPPALEDGDKCSETGKPSFWNCFVCRGIRGYGFQNFLTHLSTRHHKRMLSYWNSYAKPGDSESDSDSDSDVKAPIIVRRKILSENQGLFFRTMLQLRLTTESNYKKSRLTTESNYKKSRLTNESNYKKSTESNYKKSRLTNESNYKKSTESNYKKSRLTNESNYKKSTESNYKKSRLTNESNYKKSTESNYKKSRLTNESNYKKSTESNYKKSRLTNESNYKKSTESNYKKSRLTNESNYKKSTESNYKKSRLTNESNYKKSTESNYKKSRLTNESNYKKSTESNYKKSRLTNESNYKKSTESNYKKSRLTNESNYKKSTESNYKKSRLTTESNYKKSTESNYKKSRLTTESNYKQSTESNYKKSRLTTESK from the exons ATGGAGAAGCCTGCGAAGGAGACAGCTGCGGTCCCAGTAACGTTCTTTTGGGACATAAAGAGGTTTCCGGTCCCCGAAGGCTATGATGCTCGTCGGGTGGGTCCGAGTATCAAACAGAATTTGAGGAAGCTTGGCTACACTGGTCCTATCACCATCACTGCCATTGGCGTACTAACAGAGGTCCCCTTGTACATCCTTGAATCCCTCTCTTCCACTGGGATCGCTTTTAAGAACTTGGCCAACA GTCCCAGAGACGCTTTGGGTATATTCATTGACTTTTATCCTGATGCTCCATCCCCCGCTAATATAATGGTCCTATCCGCTCCACCGGCCTTCACTCTTCCGATCGTCGAAACGCATATTAGCGAGATACGTAACGATGGATACTACACTACTTTTCTCTTTGCACGTAATTCTCAAGATGAAAAGTGCCTCTGGTTGTATTATGTTgctactaatttttttattttattttttattcccACAGATCCTCCGGCACTTGAGGATGGGGATAAGTGCAGTGAAACCGGTAAACCTTCCTTCTGGAATTGCTTTGTGTGCCGTGGTATTCGTGGCTATGgctttcaaaattttctcacGCATCTCTCTACTCGGCACCATAAACGAATG CTTTCCTACTGGAATTCATACGCCAAGCCTGGCGACTCGGAATCTGACTCGGACTCTGACTCTGACGTGAAGGCTCCTATCATAGTGCGTAGGAAAATATTGAGTGAAAATCAAGGTCTTTTTTTCCGGACAATGCTACAATTACG GCTTACTACCGAAAGTAACTACAAGAAGAGTAGGCTTACTACCGAAAGTAACTACAAGAAGAGTAGGCTTACTAACGAAAGTAACTACAAGAAGAGTACCGAAAGTAACTACAAGAAGAGTAGGCTTACTAACGAAAGTAACTACAAGAAGAGTACCGAAAGTAACTACAAGAAGAGTAGGCTTACTAACGAAAGTAACTACAAGAAGAGTACCGAAAGTAACTACAAGAAGAGTAGGCTTACTAACGAAAGTAACTACAAGAAGAGTACCGAAAGTAACTACAAGAAGAGTAGGCTTACTAACGAAAGTAACTACAAGAAGAGTACCGAAAGTAACTACAAGAAGAGTAGGCTTACTAACGAAAGTAACTACAAGAAGAGTACCGAAAGTAACTACAAGAAGAGTAGGCTTACTAACGAAAGTAACTACAAGAAGAGTACCGAAAGTAACTACAAGAAGAGTAGGCTTACTAACGAAAGTAACTACAAGAAGAGTACCGAAAGTAACTACAAGAAGAGTAGGCTTACTAACGAAAGTAACTACAAGAAGAGTACCGAAAGTAACTACAAGAAGAGTAGGCTTACTAACGAAAGTAACTACAAGAAGAGTACCGAAAGTAACTACAAGAAGAGTAGGCTTACTAACGAAAGTAACTACAAGAAGAGTACCGAAAGTAACTACAAGAAGAGTAGGCTTACTACCGAAAGTAACTACAAGAAGAGTACCGAAAGTAACTACAAGAAGAGTAGGCTTACTACCGAAAGTAACTACAAGCAGAGTACCGAAAGTAACTACAAGAAGAGTAGGCTTACTACCGAAAGTAAGTAA
- the LOC104764466 gene encoding uncharacterized protein LOC104764466 isoform X4: protein MEKPAKETAAVPVTFFWDIKRFPVPEGYDARRVGPSIKQNLRKLGYTGPITITAIGVLTEVPLYILESLSSTGIAFKNLANSPRDALGIFIDFYPDAPSPANIMVLSAPPAFTLPIVETHISEIRNDGYYTTFLFARNSQDEKCLWLYYVATNFFILFFIPTDPPALEDGDKCSETGKPSFWNCFVCRGIRGYGFQNFLTHLSTRHHKRMLSYWNSYAKPGDSESDSDSDSDVKAPIIVRRKILSENQGLFFRTMLQLRLTNESNYKKSTESNYKKSRLTNESNYKKSTESNYKKSRLTNESNYKKSTESNYKKSRLTNESNYKKSTESNYKKSRLTNESNYKKSTESNYKKSRLTNESNYKKSTESNYKKSRLTNESNYKKSTESNYKKSRLTNESNYKKSTESNYKKSRLTNESNYKKSTESNYKKSRLTNESNYKKSTESNYKKSRLTNESNYKKSTESNYKKSRLTTESNYKKSTESNYKKSRLTTESNYKQSTESNYKKSRLTTESK, encoded by the exons ATGGAGAAGCCTGCGAAGGAGACAGCTGCGGTCCCAGTAACGTTCTTTTGGGACATAAAGAGGTTTCCGGTCCCCGAAGGCTATGATGCTCGTCGGGTGGGTCCGAGTATCAAACAGAATTTGAGGAAGCTTGGCTACACTGGTCCTATCACCATCACTGCCATTGGCGTACTAACAGAGGTCCCCTTGTACATCCTTGAATCCCTCTCTTCCACTGGGATCGCTTTTAAGAACTTGGCCAACA GTCCCAGAGACGCTTTGGGTATATTCATTGACTTTTATCCTGATGCTCCATCCCCCGCTAATATAATGGTCCTATCCGCTCCACCGGCCTTCACTCTTCCGATCGTCGAAACGCATATTAGCGAGATACGTAACGATGGATACTACACTACTTTTCTCTTTGCACGTAATTCTCAAGATGAAAAGTGCCTCTGGTTGTATTATGTTgctactaatttttttattttattttttattcccACAGATCCTCCGGCACTTGAGGATGGGGATAAGTGCAGTGAAACCGGTAAACCTTCCTTCTGGAATTGCTTTGTGTGCCGTGGTATTCGTGGCTATGgctttcaaaattttctcacGCATCTCTCTACTCGGCACCATAAACGAATG CTTTCCTACTGGAATTCATACGCCAAGCCTGGCGACTCGGAATCTGACTCGGACTCTGACTCTGACGTGAAGGCTCCTATCATAGTGCGTAGGAAAATATTGAGTGAAAATCAAGGTCTTTTTTTCCGGACAATGCTACAATTACG GCTTACTAACGAAAGTAACTACAAGAAGAGTACCGAAAGTAACTACAAGAAGAGTAGGCTTACTAACGAAAGTAACTACAAGAAGAGTACCGAAAGTAACTACAAGAAGAGTAGGCTTACTAACGAAAGTAACTACAAGAAGAGTACCGAAAGTAACTACAAGAAGAGTAGGCTTACTAACGAAAGTAACTACAAGAAGAGTACCGAAAGTAACTACAAGAAGAGTAGGCTTACTAACGAAAGTAACTACAAGAAGAGTACCGAAAGTAACTACAAGAAGAGTAGGCTTACTAACGAAAGTAACTACAAGAAGAGTACCGAAAGTAACTACAAGAAGAGTAGGCTTACTAACGAAAGTAACTACAAGAAGAGTACCGAAAGTAACTACAAGAAGAGTAGGCTTACTAACGAAAGTAACTACAAGAAGAGTACCGAAAGTAACTACAAGAAGAGTAGGCTTACTAACGAAAGTAACTACAAGAAGAGTACCGAAAGTAACTACAAGAAGAGTAGGCTTACTAACGAAAGTAACTACAAGAAGAGTACCGAAAGTAACTACAAGAAGAGTAGGCTTACTAACGAAAGTAACTACAAGAAGAGTACCGAAAGTAACTACAAGAAGAGTAGGCTTACTACCGAAAGTAACTACAAGAAGAGTACCGAAAGTAACTACAAGAAGAGTAGGCTTACTACCGAAAGTAACTACAAGCAGAGTACCGAAAGTAACTACAAGAAGAGTAGGCTTACTACCGAAAGTAAGTAA
- the LOC104764466 gene encoding uncharacterized protein LOC104764466 isoform X3, protein MEKPAKETAAVPVTFFWDIKRFPVPEGYDARRVGPSIKQNLRKLGYTGPITITAIGVLTEVPLYILESLSSTGIAFKNLANSPRDALGIFIDFYPDAPSPANIMVLSAPPAFTLPIVETHISEIRNDGYYTTFLFARNSQDEKCLWLYYVATNFFILFFIPTDPPALEDGDKCSETGKPSFWNCFVCRGIRGYGFQNFLTHLSTRHHKRMLSYWNSYAKPGDSESDSDSDSDVKAPIIVRRKILSENQGLFFRTMLQLRLTNESNYKKCRLTTESNYKKSRLTTESNYKKSRLTNESNYKKSTESNYKKSRLTNESNYKKSTESNYKKSRLTNESNYKKSTESNYKKSRLTNESNYKKSTESNYKKSRLTNESNYKKSTESNYKKSRLTNESNYKKSTESNYKKSRLTNESNYKKSTESNYKKSRLTNESNYKKSTESNYKKSRLTNESNYKKSTESNYKKSRLTNESNYKKSTESNYKKSRLTNESNYKKSTESNYKKSNYKKSRLTTESNYKQSTESNYKKSRLTTESK, encoded by the exons ATGGAGAAGCCTGCGAAGGAGACAGCTGCGGTCCCAGTAACGTTCTTTTGGGACATAAAGAGGTTTCCGGTCCCCGAAGGCTATGATGCTCGTCGGGTGGGTCCGAGTATCAAACAGAATTTGAGGAAGCTTGGCTACACTGGTCCTATCACCATCACTGCCATTGGCGTACTAACAGAGGTCCCCTTGTACATCCTTGAATCCCTCTCTTCCACTGGGATCGCTTTTAAGAACTTGGCCAACA GTCCCAGAGACGCTTTGGGTATATTCATTGACTTTTATCCTGATGCTCCATCCCCCGCTAATATAATGGTCCTATCCGCTCCACCGGCCTTCACTCTTCCGATCGTCGAAACGCATATTAGCGAGATACGTAACGATGGATACTACACTACTTTTCTCTTTGCACGTAATTCTCAAGATGAAAAGTGCCTCTGGTTGTATTATGTTgctactaatttttttattttattttttattcccACAGATCCTCCGGCACTTGAGGATGGGGATAAGTGCAGTGAAACCGGTAAACCTTCCTTCTGGAATTGCTTTGTGTGCCGTGGTATTCGTGGCTATGgctttcaaaattttctcacGCATCTCTCTACTCGGCACCATAAACGAATG CTTTCCTACTGGAATTCATACGCCAAGCCTGGCGACTCGGAATCTGACTCGGACTCTGACTCTGACGTGAAGGCTCCTATCATAGTGCGTAGGAAAATATTGAGTGAAAATCAAGGTCTTTTTTTCCGGACAATGCTACAATTACG GCTTACTAACGAAAGTAACTACAAGAAGTGTAGGCTTACTACCGAAAGTAACTACAAGAAGAGTAGGCTTACTACCGAAAGTAACTACAAGAAGAGTAGGCTTACTAACGAAAGTAACTACAAGAAGAGTACCGAAAGTAACTACAAGAAGAGTAGGCTTACTAACGAAAGTAACTACAAGAAGAGTACCGAAAGTAACTACAAGAAGAGTAGGCTTACTAACGAAAGTAACTACAAGAAGAGTACCGAAAGTAACTACAAGAAGAGTAGGCTTACTAACGAAAGTAACTACAAGAAGAGTACCGAAAGTAACTACAAGAAGAGTAGGCTTACTAACGAAAGTAACTACAAGAAGAGTACCGAAAGTAACTACAAGAAGAGTAGGCTTACTAACGAAAGTAACTACAAGAAGAGTACCGAAAGTAACTACAAGAAGAGTAGGCTTACTAACGAAAGTAACTACAAGAAGAGTACCGAAAGTAACTACAAGAAGAGTAGGCTTACTAACGAAAGTAACTACAAGAAGAGTACCGAAAGTAACTACAAGAAGAGTAGGCTTACTAACGAAAGTAACTACAAGAAGAGTACCGAAAGTAACTACAAGAAGAGTAGGCTTACTAACGAAAGTAACTACAAGAAGAGTACCGAAAGTAACTACAAGAAGAGTAGGCTTACTAACGAAAGTAACTACAAGAAGAGTACCGAAAGTAACTACAAGAAGA GTAACTACAAGAAGAGTAGGCTTACTACCGAAAGTAACTACAAGCAGAGTACCGAAAGTAACTACAAGAAGAGTAGGCTTACTACCGAAAGTAAGTAA